One window of Chloroflexus aggregans DSM 9485 genomic DNA carries:
- a CDS encoding M50 family metallopeptidase yields the protein MRNLTSFDTIFDRPRDDTIELLKAWAGTTLAFAIMQTGASNLISGAFVLNLVVAAIVAGVGFVLHELAHRIVARGYGAEAHFIANDRWLLLSILISLLGIFIAAPGAVWHRGLLTVRQSGLIALAGPVTNLVLSILFLLLFVPIIVLRPPFFDLWITVCYVGFRFNAWIGLFNMIPAGPFDGAKVLAWDWRVFAVTVAVGIGLTFLLSDSMIFSVLQALVQML from the coding sequence GTGCGAAACCTAACCTCATTTGATACGATCTTCGATCGACCCCGCGATGATACTATCGAGCTGCTCAAGGCATGGGCCGGCACGACGTTGGCATTTGCCATTATGCAAACCGGTGCCTCGAACCTGATCAGTGGCGCGTTTGTATTGAATCTGGTCGTGGCGGCGATTGTGGCCGGGGTTGGGTTTGTTCTACACGAACTTGCCCATCGCATTGTCGCGCGTGGGTATGGGGCAGAGGCACACTTTATTGCCAACGATCGCTGGCTACTGCTCTCGATTTTGATCAGCTTGTTAGGTATTTTCATTGCCGCGCCGGGAGCAGTCTGGCATCGTGGTCTGTTAACCGTGCGGCAGAGTGGGCTGATCGCTTTAGCCGGCCCGGTTACCAATCTCGTGTTGTCAATCCTGTTTCTTCTACTGTTTGTACCGATCATAGTGTTGCGTCCACCATTCTTCGATCTGTGGATAACAGTTTGTTATGTTGGATTTCGCTTTAACGCCTGGATTGGCCTGTTCAATATGATCCCGGCTGGCCCGTTTGACGGTGCGAAGGTGTTGGCGTGGGATTGGCGAGTCTTTGCCGTCACTGTGGCCGTTGGTATTGGCTTGACCTTCTTGCTGAGTGATAGCATGATCTTTAGCGTCTTGCAGGCGCTGGTCCAGATGTTGTAA
- a CDS encoding HNH endonuclease, translating into MAQRVLVLNASYEPLQLISVRRALILLLQEKAELVEAAMQQLRAQSVTYSVPLVIRLVRYIRIPRQLRLPCSRRGVFARDRETCQYCGKQPGRAYLTMDHVIPRSQGGQTTWENVVTACRDCNHRKGGRTPEQANMVLLSTPRQPQYLAFALLGELERHDVWRKYAYT; encoded by the coding sequence TTGGCACAGCGAGTCCTCGTTCTTAACGCAAGTTACGAGCCACTGCAACTGATTTCGGTACGGCGTGCGCTCATCCTCCTCCTGCAGGAAAAGGCCGAGTTAGTCGAAGCTGCCATGCAGCAGCTACGTGCTCAATCGGTGACGTACAGTGTACCTCTGGTGATCCGTTTGGTACGCTACATCCGGATTCCGCGCCAACTGCGCTTACCCTGCTCGCGGCGTGGTGTGTTTGCCCGCGATCGTGAGACATGCCAATATTGTGGCAAACAGCCGGGGCGAGCGTATTTGACGATGGATCACGTCATCCCGCGCTCACAAGGTGGGCAAACCACATGGGAGAATGTCGTAACGGCTTGTCGTGATTGCAACCACCGTAAAGGTGGGCGAACGCCCGAACAGGCGAATATGGTGCTCCTCTCAACGCCGCGCCAACCGCAGTATCTGGCCTTTGCCCTACTCGGCGAGCTTGAGCGGCATGATGTCTGGCGCAAATATGCCTACACCTAA
- a CDS encoding YraN family protein, with protein sequence MPTPKRQLGDRGEQVAAVYLERCGYTIIARNWRCRNGEIDMVARDGDYLVFVEVRTRRDEYALESLLMHKRQRLVTLAYHYLAEHDVPETTPWRIDVIALTVVGNRLVVTDHVMAAIGEEGCA encoded by the coding sequence ATGCCTACACCTAAGCGGCAGCTCGGAGATCGGGGTGAACAGGTAGCGGCGGTCTATCTCGAACGGTGTGGCTATACCATCATTGCGCGCAACTGGCGTTGTCGGAATGGTGAGATTGATATGGTCGCTCGTGATGGCGACTACCTTGTGTTTGTCGAAGTGCGCACGCGCCGAGACGAATATGCGCTTGAATCGCTGCTGATGCACAAACGACAGCGCTTGGTCACCCTCGCTTACCACTATCTGGCAGAACACGACGTGCCCGAAACAACCCCATGGCGGATCGACGTAATCGCGCTGACCGTTGTAGGAAACCGATTGGTCGTTACCGATCACGTGATGGCGGCAATCGGTGAAGAGGGATGTGCGTAA